A stretch of Drosophila gunungcola strain Sukarami chromosome 3L unlocalized genomic scaffold, Dgunungcola_SK_2 000002F, whole genome shotgun sequence DNA encodes these proteins:
- the LOC128257556 gene encoding serine incorporator 1 isoform X3, with product MGAVLGLCSAAQCAMCCGGTAASMCCSACPSCTNASSSRFMYAFILLVGTVLGAIALSPGLQDTLKKLPFCINSTSTYSSKTLDTFSGGSLQVDCEYALGYMAVYRICFGMACFFALMSLIMLGVKSSRDPRSHIQNNFWPLKFLICFGAAIGAIFIPDGSFGPAMMWVGLIGGLAFILVQLVIIVDFAHSLAENWIESAESSRGYYYALAGVTLLGYILSLTGITLLYIYFTTSTGCGINKFFISINLILCLVISVISILPAVQERLPHSGLLQSSLVTLYTVYLTWSAVANNPEKECNPGMFGMMEGFGNATTTVAPPTHNSRVTFDTTNIIGLVVWLLCILYNCISSAVEVSKITHDSSEKRDTEAGTDAKGKASTDNETEGVTYSWSMFHVVFVCASLYVMMTLTNWYKPNSDIELFNGNEASMWVKIISSWLGVFIYGWSLAAPIILTNRDFS from the exons ATGGGAGCTGTTTTGGGCCTTTGCTCGGCCGCTCAG TGCGCCATGTGCTGCGGAGGCACTGCAGCCAGCATGTGCTGCTCGGCCTGTCCCAGTTGCACCAACGCCTCCTCCTCGCGCTTTATGTACGCCTTCATCCTGCTGGTGGGCACTGTCTTGGGGGCCATTGCCCTGTCTCCGGGATTGCAGGACACGTTGAAGAAGCTTCCGTTCTGCATCAACTCGACTTCCACGTACAGCTCCAAGACACTTGACACTTTTTCGGGAGGATCTCTGCAGGTCGACTGCGAATATGCCCTCGGTTATATGGCTGTGTACAGGATTTGCTTTGGAATGGCCTGCTTTTTCGCTTTAATGTCACTGATTATGCTGGGGGTGAAAAGCTCCAGGGATCCGCGATCCCACATCCAGAACAACTTTTGGCCCCTGAAATTCCTGATCTGCTTTGGCGCTGCCATCGGTGCGATCTTCATACCGGACGGATCCTTTGGTCCTGCCATGATGTGGGTGGGTCTTATAGGTGGCCTGGCCTTCATACTCGTTCAGCTGGTCATCATTGTGGATTTCGCACATTCGCTGGCGGAGAACTGGATAG AGAGCGCTGAAAGCAGTCGTGGTTATTATTATGCCCTGGCAGGGGTCACTCTCTTGGGCTATATCTTATCGCTGACTGGGATTACACTGCTATATATCTATTTTACCACT AGTACTGGCTGCGGCATCAACAAGTTCTTTATCTCCATTAATCTCATCCTTTGTTTGGTGATCAGTGTTATTTCGATTTTGCCAGCTGTGCAGGAGCGTTTGCCTCATTCTGGATTATTGCAGAGCTCTTTGGTTACCTTATACACGGTTTATCTGACCTGGTCCGCAGTGGCCAACAATCCGG AAAAAGAATGCAATCCTGGAATGTTTGGCATGATGGAGGGTTTCGGCAATGCCACCACCACTGTGGCTCCGCCCACCCACAACTCCCGGGTTACTTTCGACACCACCAACATCATTGGACTGGTTGTGTGGCTTCTGTGCATCCTCTACAACTGTATCAGTTCGGCGGTGGAGGTTTCGAAGATCACCCATGACAGTAGCGAGAAGCGTG ACACAGAGGCGGGCACGGATGCCAAAGGAAAGGCGAGCACGGATAACGAGACCGAGGGCGTCACCTATTCCTGGTCCATGTTCCACGTGGTATTCGTCTGCGCATCGCTCTACGTTATGATGACTCTGACCAACTGGTACAA ACCCAACTCGGATATTGAGCTCTTCAACGGCAACGAGGCTTCCATGTGGGTTAAGATCATCTCCAGCTGGCTGGGCGTCTTCATCTACGGCTGGAGCCTTGCAGCGCCCATTATCCTCACCAATCGCGACTTTAGTTAA
- the LOC128258018 gene encoding failed axon connections isoform X1, whose translation MASEVAQIPAEETPAVAASEKPEEPEKPAVEKVEIAEDKKDEAGKQQQDSEEPKKDEAGKQQDNEEPKKEEASAKSEVATKSEAPPAQKFNVHKTNFEKDIIYLYQFSRTPLLPSLSPYCLKVETWLRLVGLKYENVDHKMRFRSKKGQLPFIELNGEEIADSAIIIKELSSKYEKNLDSGLTAEQRNVSYATIAMLENHLIWIIFYWRAKYPDNVLKGYKVNLQHALGLRLPNSILNFFFKITFGRKWFQGTKKLKAHGIGVHSAEEIEEFGKNDLKVLSEMLDCKPFFFGDEPTTLDVVAFAVLSQLHYLSKDIAYPLRDYMTEKCPNLIGHVSRMKDKCFPDWDEICTKLDLNAHIPKPEPETKEGKEGGEQEKSNEQEGPEGDKIEKELEKDKSNEKESTEENKEKEETK comes from the exons atggCAAGCGAAGTGGCCCAAATACCCGCCGAGGAAACGCCCGCAGTGGCGGCGTCGGAAAAGCCAGAAGAGCCGGAAAAACCCGCAGTGGAAAAAGTGGAGATTGCCGAGGACAAGAAGGACGAGGCAGGTAAACAGCAGCAGGATAGCGAGGAGCCCAAGAAGGACGAGGCCGGAAAACAGCAGGATAACGAGGAGCCCAAAAAGGAGGAGGCGTCGGCAAAATCGGAAGTGGCTACCAAATCGGAAGCCCCACCCGCCCAGAAGTTCAATGTGCACAAGACCAACTTCGAAAAGGACATTATCTATCTGTACCAGTTTTCGCGCACCCCGCTGCTGCCCTCTTTATCACCGTATTGCTTGAAGGTGGAGACTTGGCTGCGTCTTGTGGGCCTGAAATACGAG AATGTCGATCATAAGATGCGTTTCCGCTCCAAGAAGGGTCAATTGCCGTTCATTGAGCTGAACGGTGAGGAAATCGCCGATTCGGCCATTATCATCAAGGAACTGTCGTCCAAGTACGAAAAGAATCTGGACTCGGGTCTCACCGCCGAGCAGAGGAATGTCTCGTATGCCACGATTGCCATGCTGGAGAACCATCTCATCTGGATCATTTTCTATTGGCGCGCCAAGTATCCGGACAATGTGCTCAAGGGCTACAAGGTCAACTTGCAGCATGCCCTCGGCCTGCGGCTGCCCAACTCGATTCTGAACTTCTTCTTTAAGATCACCTTTGGTCGCAAG TGGTTCCAGGGCACGAAGAAGCTGAAGGCGCATGGCATCGGCGTCCACAGCGCCGAGGAGATCGAGGAGTTCGGCAAGAACGACCTGAAGGTGCTCAGCGAGATGCTCGACTGCAAGCCGTTCTTCTTCGGCGACGAGCCCACCACCCTCGATGTGGTGGCCTTCGCGGTCCTCTCGCAGCTTCACTATCTGTCCAAGGACATTGCGTATCCGCTGCGCGACTACATGACCGAGAAGTGCCCCAACTTGATTGGCCACGTTTCGCGCATGAAGGACAAGTGCTTCCCCGACTGGGACGAGATCTGCACGAAGCTGGACCTCAATGCGCACATTCCCAAGCCAGA GCCTGAGACCAAGGAAGGCAAGGAGGGCGGCGAACAGGAGAAATCAAACGAACAAGAGGGCCCTGAGGGCGACAAGATCGAGAAGGAGTTGGAGAAGGACAAG TCGAACGAGAAGGAGTCGACCGAGGAGAACAAAGAGAAGGAGGAAACAAAGTAA
- the LOC128257556 gene encoding serine incorporator 1 isoform X2 — protein MGAVLGLCSAAQCAMCCGGTAASMCCSACPSCTNASSSRFMYAFILLVGTVLGAIALSPGLQDTLKKLPFCINSTSTYSSKTLDTFSGGSLQVDCEYALGYMAVYRICFGMACFFALMSLIMLGVKSSRDPRSHIQNNFWPLKFLICFGAAIGAIFIPDGSFGPAMMWVGLIGGLAFILVQLVIIVDFAHSLAENWIESAESSRGYYYALAGVTLLGYILSLTGITLLYIYFTTSTGCGINKFFISINLILCLVISVISILPAVQERLPHSGLLQSSLVTLYTVYLTWSAVANNPEKECNPGMFGMMEGFGNATTTVAPPTHNSRVTFDTTNIIGLVVWLLCILYNCISSAVEVSKITHDSSEKREALSDTEAGTDAKGKASTDNETEGVTYSWSMFHVVFVCASLYVMMTLTNWYKPNSDIELFNGNEASMWVKIISSWLGVFIYGWSLAAPIILTNRDFS, from the exons ATGGGAGCTGTTTTGGGCCTTTGCTCGGCCGCTCAG TGCGCCATGTGCTGCGGAGGCACTGCAGCCAGCATGTGCTGCTCGGCCTGTCCCAGTTGCACCAACGCCTCCTCCTCGCGCTTTATGTACGCCTTCATCCTGCTGGTGGGCACTGTCTTGGGGGCCATTGCCCTGTCTCCGGGATTGCAGGACACGTTGAAGAAGCTTCCGTTCTGCATCAACTCGACTTCCACGTACAGCTCCAAGACACTTGACACTTTTTCGGGAGGATCTCTGCAGGTCGACTGCGAATATGCCCTCGGTTATATGGCTGTGTACAGGATTTGCTTTGGAATGGCCTGCTTTTTCGCTTTAATGTCACTGATTATGCTGGGGGTGAAAAGCTCCAGGGATCCGCGATCCCACATCCAGAACAACTTTTGGCCCCTGAAATTCCTGATCTGCTTTGGCGCTGCCATCGGTGCGATCTTCATACCGGACGGATCCTTTGGTCCTGCCATGATGTGGGTGGGTCTTATAGGTGGCCTGGCCTTCATACTCGTTCAGCTGGTCATCATTGTGGATTTCGCACATTCGCTGGCGGAGAACTGGATAG AGAGCGCTGAAAGCAGTCGTGGTTATTATTATGCCCTGGCAGGGGTCACTCTCTTGGGCTATATCTTATCGCTGACTGGGATTACACTGCTATATATCTATTTTACCACT AGTACTGGCTGCGGCATCAACAAGTTCTTTATCTCCATTAATCTCATCCTTTGTTTGGTGATCAGTGTTATTTCGATTTTGCCAGCTGTGCAGGAGCGTTTGCCTCATTCTGGATTATTGCAGAGCTCTTTGGTTACCTTATACACGGTTTATCTGACCTGGTCCGCAGTGGCCAACAATCCGG AAAAAGAATGCAATCCTGGAATGTTTGGCATGATGGAGGGTTTCGGCAATGCCACCACCACTGTGGCTCCGCCCACCCACAACTCCCGGGTTACTTTCGACACCACCAACATCATTGGACTGGTTGTGTGGCTTCTGTGCATCCTCTACAACTGTATCAGTTCGGCGGTGGAGGTTTCGAAGATCACCCATGACAGTAGCGAGAAGCGTG AAGCTCTATCAGACACAGAGGCGGGCACGGATGCCAAAGGAAAGGCGAGCACGGATAACGAGACCGAGGGCGTCACCTATTCCTGGTCCATGTTCCACGTGGTATTCGTCTGCGCATCGCTCTACGTTATGATGACTCTGACCAACTGGTACAA ACCCAACTCGGATATTGAGCTCTTCAACGGCAACGAGGCTTCCATGTGGGTTAAGATCATCTCCAGCTGGCTGGGCGTCTTCATCTACGGCTGGAGCCTTGCAGCGCCCATTATCCTCACCAATCGCGACTTTAGTTAA
- the LOC128257556 gene encoding serine incorporator 1 isoform X1, producing the protein MGAVLGLCSAAQCAMCCGGTAASMCCSACPSCTNASSSRFMYAFILLVGTVLGAIALSPGLQDTLKKLPFCINSTSTYSSKTLDTFSGGSLQVDCEYALGYMAVYRICFGMACFFALMSLIMLGVKSSRDPRSHIQNNFWPLKFLICFGAAIGAIFIPDGSFGPAMMWVGLIGGLAFILVQLVIIVDFAHSLAENWIESAESSRGYYYALAGVTLLGYILSLTGITLLYIYFTTSTGCGINKFFISINLILCLVISVISILPAVQERLPHSGLLQSSLVTLYTVYLTWSAVANNPEKECNPGMFGMMEGFGNATTTVAPPTHNSRVTFDTTNIIGLVVWLLCILYNCISSAVEVSKITHDSSEKRVLTEALSDTEAGTDAKGKASTDNETEGVTYSWSMFHVVFVCASLYVMMTLTNWYKPNSDIELFNGNEASMWVKIISSWLGVFIYGWSLAAPIILTNRDFS; encoded by the exons ATGGGAGCTGTTTTGGGCCTTTGCTCGGCCGCTCAG TGCGCCATGTGCTGCGGAGGCACTGCAGCCAGCATGTGCTGCTCGGCCTGTCCCAGTTGCACCAACGCCTCCTCCTCGCGCTTTATGTACGCCTTCATCCTGCTGGTGGGCACTGTCTTGGGGGCCATTGCCCTGTCTCCGGGATTGCAGGACACGTTGAAGAAGCTTCCGTTCTGCATCAACTCGACTTCCACGTACAGCTCCAAGACACTTGACACTTTTTCGGGAGGATCTCTGCAGGTCGACTGCGAATATGCCCTCGGTTATATGGCTGTGTACAGGATTTGCTTTGGAATGGCCTGCTTTTTCGCTTTAATGTCACTGATTATGCTGGGGGTGAAAAGCTCCAGGGATCCGCGATCCCACATCCAGAACAACTTTTGGCCCCTGAAATTCCTGATCTGCTTTGGCGCTGCCATCGGTGCGATCTTCATACCGGACGGATCCTTTGGTCCTGCCATGATGTGGGTGGGTCTTATAGGTGGCCTGGCCTTCATACTCGTTCAGCTGGTCATCATTGTGGATTTCGCACATTCGCTGGCGGAGAACTGGATAG AGAGCGCTGAAAGCAGTCGTGGTTATTATTATGCCCTGGCAGGGGTCACTCTCTTGGGCTATATCTTATCGCTGACTGGGATTACACTGCTATATATCTATTTTACCACT AGTACTGGCTGCGGCATCAACAAGTTCTTTATCTCCATTAATCTCATCCTTTGTTTGGTGATCAGTGTTATTTCGATTTTGCCAGCTGTGCAGGAGCGTTTGCCTCATTCTGGATTATTGCAGAGCTCTTTGGTTACCTTATACACGGTTTATCTGACCTGGTCCGCAGTGGCCAACAATCCGG AAAAAGAATGCAATCCTGGAATGTTTGGCATGATGGAGGGTTTCGGCAATGCCACCACCACTGTGGCTCCGCCCACCCACAACTCCCGGGTTACTTTCGACACCACCAACATCATTGGACTGGTTGTGTGGCTTCTGTGCATCCTCTACAACTGTATCAGTTCGGCGGTGGAGGTTTCGAAGATCACCCATGACAGTAGCGAGAAGCGTG TTTTAACAGAAGCTCTATCAGACACAGAGGCGGGCACGGATGCCAAAGGAAAGGCGAGCACGGATAACGAGACCGAGGGCGTCACCTATTCCTGGTCCATGTTCCACGTGGTATTCGTCTGCGCATCGCTCTACGTTATGATGACTCTGACCAACTGGTACAA ACCCAACTCGGATATTGAGCTCTTCAACGGCAACGAGGCTTCCATGTGGGTTAAGATCATCTCCAGCTGGCTGGGCGTCTTCATCTACGGCTGGAGCCTTGCAGCGCCCATTATCCTCACCAATCGCGACTTTAGTTAA
- the LOC128257004 gene encoding LOW QUALITY PROTEIN: mucolipin-3 (The sequence of the model RefSeq protein was modified relative to this genomic sequence to represent the inferred CDS: inserted 1 base in 1 codon): MQSYGPGGAAAAPAVKRRTDSYEAAQQQQRTPPEDSDEEYVNTRILRRQVQLQSTPVAPVVPMPITIPPATMSSAGSAPASVEGREEQPEFPGSSAASYQEERMRRKLQFFXMNPIEKWQAKRKFPYKFVVQIVKIFLVTMQLCLFAHSRYNHINYTGDNRFAFSHLFLRGWDSSREVESYPPAVGPFALYLKSEFFDTVQYAVDGYANVSRSIGPYDYPTHNNTMPPLKLCLQNYREGTIFGFNESYIFDPHIDEVCQMLPPNVTTIGVEDYLRQRNVQVNFASLVSAQLTFKIKTVNFKANGGPLSAPDCFRFDISILFNNRDHDGQMLLSLDAESTRLKCHGATDFISEANFDSMLRSILNIFVLLTCALSFALCTRALWRAYLLRCTTVNFFRSHFGKELSFDGRLEFVNFWYIMIIFNDVLLIIGSALKEQIEGRYMVVDQWDTCSLFLGIGNLLVWFGVLRYLGFFKTYNVVILTLKKAAPKILRFLIAALLIYAGFVFCGWLILGPYHMKFRSLATTSECLFALINGDDMFATFATLSSKATWLWWFCQIYLYSFISLYIYVVLSLFIAVIMDAYDTIKAYYKDGFPTTDLKAFVGTRTAEDISSGVFMNDLDDFDQTSFVDVVRDICCCGRCRRAQDPVQANSGYTSLSSIMK; encoded by the exons ATGCAGAGCTACGGCCCCGGAGGAGCAGCCGCTGCTCCGGCCGTGAAACGCCGTACGGATAGCTACGAGGctgcccagcagcaacaacgcaCCCCGCCAGAGGATAGCGACGAGGAGTATGTGAACACCAGGATCCTGCGACGCCAGGTGCAGCTCCAGTCCACTCCCGTGGCGCCTGTAGTGCCCATGCCCATTACCATACCCCCCGCAACCATGTCCAGTGCGGGCAGTGCCCCAGCATCCGTGGAGGGGCGAGAGGAGCAACCGGAGTTCCCCGGATCCTCGGCAGCATCCTATCAGGAGGAGCGAATGCGCAGGAAGCTGCAGTTCT TTATGAATCCCATCGAGAAGTGGCAGGCCAAGCGAAAGTTTCCCTACAAGTTTGTCGTGCAG ATTGTCAAGATCTTTCTGGTGACGATGCAACTGTGCCTTTTTGCCCACTCGCGGTATAACCACATCAACTACACGGGTGATAACCGATTTGCCTTCTCGCATCTCTTCCTGCGCGGCTGGGACTCCTCCCGGGAAGTGGAGAGCTATCCGCCGGCGGTGGGTCCTTTTGCCCTGTATTTAAAATCGGAGTTTTTCGACACCGTTCAGTATGCCGTCGATGGCTATGCCAATGTAAGCCGATCGATTGGACCCTATGACTACCCCACCCACAACAATACGATGCCGCCGCTGAAGCTGTGCCTGCAGAACTACCGCGAGGGCACCATATTCGGCTTCAATGAGTCGTACATCTTCGATCCACATATTGATGAGGTGTGCCAGATGCTGCCGCCGAATGTGACCACCATTGGGGTGGAGGATTATCTCCGGCAGCGCAATGTGCAGGTCAATTTCGCCTCCCTCGTCTCCGCCCAGTTGACGTTCAAGATTAAGACGGTGAACTTCAAGGCTAACGGTGGCCCTTTATCGGCGCCCGATTGTTTTCGCTTCGACATTTCCATATTGTTCAACAATCGCGATCATGACGGCCAGATGCTGCTCTCGCTGGATGCGGAGTCGACGCGACTGAAGTGCCACGGAGCCACGGACTTTATATCGGAGGCGAATTTCGATTCCATGCTGCGTAGCATACTCAACATATTCGTCCTGCTGACCTGCGCCCTGTCGTTTGCCCTCTGCACGAGGGCATTGTGGAGGGCCTATCTGCTGAGATGCACAACAGTCAACTTCTTCCGGTCGCACTTTGGCAAGGAGCTGAGCTTCGATGGGCGGCTGGAGTTTGTTAACTTCTG GTACATCATGATCATTTTCAACGACGTCCTTTTGATCATTGGATCAGCTCTGAAAGAGCAAATCGAGGGAAGGTACATGGTGGTGGACCAATGGGACACCTGCTCGCTGTTTTTGGGCATTGGTAACCTGCTCGTTTGGTTCGGAGTGCTGCGCTATCTGGGCTTCTTCAAGACCTACAACGTTGTGATACTGACACTGAAGAAGGCGGCACCAAAGATTCTGCGTTTCCTTATCGCCGCCTTGCTGATCTATGCGGGATTTGTTTTCTGCGGCTGGCTGATTCTGGGGCCCTACCACATGAAGTTCCGTTCGCTGGCCACCACGTCGGAGTGTTTGTTTGCGCTGATCAACGGCGATGATATGTTCGCCACCTTTGCCACGCTTTCGAGCAAGGCCACCTGGCTGTGGTGGTTCTGCCAGATCTACTTGTACTCGTTTATATCTCTGTACATCTATGTGGTCCTGTCGCTGTTCATTGCCGTCATCATGGATGCCTACGATACGATAAAGGCGTACTACAAGGATGGCTTCCCCACCACCGATCTCAAGGCATTTGTCGGCACGCGAACGGCCGAGGACATAAGTTCCGGCGTCTTCATGAACGATCTGGATGACTTCGACCAGACGAGCTTCGTGGATGTGGTGCGGGACATTTGCTGCTGCGGTCGCTGCCGACGTGCGCAAGATCCCGTGCAGGCCAACAGCGGCTACACCAGCCTCTCGAGTATTATGAAGTAA
- the LOC128258018 gene encoding failed axon connections isoform X2, whose protein sequence is MASEVAQIPAEETPAVAASEKPEEPEKPAVEKVEIAEDKKDEAGKQQQDSEEPKKDEAGKQQDNEEPKKEEASAKSEVATKSEAPPAQKFNVHKTNFEKDIIYLYQFSRTPLLPSLSPYCLKVETWLRLVGLKYENVDHKMRFRSKKGQLPFIELNGEEIADSAIIIKELSSKYEKNLDSGLTAEQRNVSYATIAMLENHLIWIIFYWRAKYPDNVLKGYKVNLQHALGLRLPNSILNFFFKITFGRKGTKKLKAHGIGVHSAEEIEEFGKNDLKVLSEMLDCKPFFFGDEPTTLDVVAFAVLSQLHYLSKDIAYPLRDYMTEKCPNLIGHVSRMKDKCFPDWDEICTKLDLNAHIPKPEPETKEGKEGGEQEKSNEQEGPEGDKIEKELEKDKSNEKESTEENKEKEETK, encoded by the exons atggCAAGCGAAGTGGCCCAAATACCCGCCGAGGAAACGCCCGCAGTGGCGGCGTCGGAAAAGCCAGAAGAGCCGGAAAAACCCGCAGTGGAAAAAGTGGAGATTGCCGAGGACAAGAAGGACGAGGCAGGTAAACAGCAGCAGGATAGCGAGGAGCCCAAGAAGGACGAGGCCGGAAAACAGCAGGATAACGAGGAGCCCAAAAAGGAGGAGGCGTCGGCAAAATCGGAAGTGGCTACCAAATCGGAAGCCCCACCCGCCCAGAAGTTCAATGTGCACAAGACCAACTTCGAAAAGGACATTATCTATCTGTACCAGTTTTCGCGCACCCCGCTGCTGCCCTCTTTATCACCGTATTGCTTGAAGGTGGAGACTTGGCTGCGTCTTGTGGGCCTGAAATACGAG AATGTCGATCATAAGATGCGTTTCCGCTCCAAGAAGGGTCAATTGCCGTTCATTGAGCTGAACGGTGAGGAAATCGCCGATTCGGCCATTATCATCAAGGAACTGTCGTCCAAGTACGAAAAGAATCTGGACTCGGGTCTCACCGCCGAGCAGAGGAATGTCTCGTATGCCACGATTGCCATGCTGGAGAACCATCTCATCTGGATCATTTTCTATTGGCGCGCCAAGTATCCGGACAATGTGCTCAAGGGCTACAAGGTCAACTTGCAGCATGCCCTCGGCCTGCGGCTGCCCAACTCGATTCTGAACTTCTTCTTTAAGATCACCTTTGGTCGCAAG GGCACGAAGAAGCTGAAGGCGCATGGCATCGGCGTCCACAGCGCCGAGGAGATCGAGGAGTTCGGCAAGAACGACCTGAAGGTGCTCAGCGAGATGCTCGACTGCAAGCCGTTCTTCTTCGGCGACGAGCCCACCACCCTCGATGTGGTGGCCTTCGCGGTCCTCTCGCAGCTTCACTATCTGTCCAAGGACATTGCGTATCCGCTGCGCGACTACATGACCGAGAAGTGCCCCAACTTGATTGGCCACGTTTCGCGCATGAAGGACAAGTGCTTCCCCGACTGGGACGAGATCTGCACGAAGCTGGACCTCAATGCGCACATTCCCAAGCCAGA GCCTGAGACCAAGGAAGGCAAGGAGGGCGGCGAACAGGAGAAATCAAACGAACAAGAGGGCCCTGAGGGCGACAAGATCGAGAAGGAGTTGGAGAAGGACAAG TCGAACGAGAAGGAGTCGACCGAGGAGAACAAAGAGAAGGAGGAAACAAAGTAA